In the genome of Hyphomicrobium sp. CS1GBMeth3, the window TTCGGGCTCCGGGGTTTCCGGATCAGCTGTTGTATCGTCGGCATCAAGCGCCCCGCTTCTGTTCGGCTCCAGACCGTGTTTCGGCCTGCTTGAGCGCCGCGCGTCCAAATATGAGCGCATGCGCCAAACGAAACCTGCCGAGCCCCGGAGCCCCGGAAGCCTGGCACGGAAAAAACCAGAGGATCATCCGGCTTGCCCTTCGGCTTGCCGGCGATCTTGGTCCGAAAATGTCCTCTGCTTTAGGACGGCAGCGTTTAGGCTGAAGCGCAAAAATGCGCGGAGATGGCCTACCACCTACCGTGAGAGTGGCGTTCCTATAACCATTTGCGGATTCCGGGTCAACACCTTGCGGCTAACGAAATCGCAAAAGTCGGCGTCGGCGATGGCCTTGCTCAAAAGACCGCGCGCCAGAAGCCGTCGGGAGACCCCGGCAAAGGCTGAACAGACCGCTGTTTATCATAGGAAAGACGTTTTTTAATCACCTCATTTCCAGTTATGGGGCATGTTCTCGGCTGCGGGGCCGAGGTCCCGTTCTGCGGCGTTCTCTCGGCAGGAGGGCGAGATGCCCGCTTTCCTTTATTCGCATGTCCTTTCGGCGAGTCTGACCGGCACGTCGCGGCAGAATCGCGCCCAAGCGGGCCTTCTGCTGCTCGGCTTCGTGGTGCTGGTCGCAGCGCCCGCGATGTTGCTTTGGAGTGGGACCGGCTTAATTGTCGCGCTGCTGCTTGCGGCCGTCGTCGTCGCGCTCTCGCTGTACGTGCCGGCGGAGGTCGTGATGCGGCTCTATCAGGCGACCCCTATCCCACAGGACGACACCCAGCTTTCAAGCCTGATCGATGTTTTGGCCTACCGCGCAGATCTCCCTCGGCGGCCCGACCTCTACGTCGTTCCCAGCACGACGCTGAACGCGTTCAGCGTCGGCTCGCGGGAACGGCCTGCAATCGCGGTTACCGAAGGGTTGCTGAGGCGCCTGTCGCTCCCCGAAACGGCCGGCGTGCTGGCGCACGAGATCGGCCACATCCGCAACAACGACCTTCCCGTGCTGAGGCTGGCGGACGTCGTGACACGGGTGCTGCAGCCGCTGAGCTATGCCGCACTCGGCTTGGCCGCGTTCAATATCGCGACGTTCGTGACCGGCTGGGATCCGATTTCCTGGTGGGCGGTGCTCCTCCTCTACCTCGTGCCCGCACTTTCGAACCTACTGCAGCTTTCCCTCTCCCGGGAGCGCGAATTCGAGGCAGACAGGACCGCCGAGGCGCTGACGGGCGATCGTGAGGCGCTCGTGTCCGCGCTGCGACGGCTCGAGACCTACACTGGGCATTTCTGGGAGACTGGGCATTTCTGGGAGGATTTGATGCTACCGGTGCCGGCACGCCGGGTACCGCAGCCGTCGCTGCTGCGCTCGCATCCCGAAGCCGACGAGCGCGTCCGGCAGCTCGCAGTCGAGGCCAGCGGCCCGGCGGGTGATCACGCACCGGTGCGGCACGCGCCGCTCGTCATCGCCGAGCAGCCCATGTTCTCGCTCGTCGGCTACGGGCCTGGCGACATGCGGCCCCGCTACCGGTGGCCGGGGCTGTGGTTCTGACGTTGCCCCTCCCCGCTTTCTGGGGAATCCCTGCGGCGGACGTTGTGAGTTCCCCCTCCCGGCCTCCCCCACAAGGGGGAGGAGAAGTGGCGGATGTGACGGCGCGAGGGGTTGCCTCCGAGACGGCCTGCGCGTATCAGCCCGGCATGGACGACGCGACCCAAACTGCACCTCAGATGCCGCGCTCGACGCTCAAGCTCGAGGCCATTCCGGACCTCGTCAAGCGCCTGCGCGCAGGCGAGCGGCGCGCCATCGCTGCGGCGGTGACGGAGCTCGAGAAGCTCTCGGTCAGCGCACCGCCACTCCTGGAAGCGCTCCAGCCCTATCTCGGCAACGCGCTCGTGGTCGGCTTCACCGGCCCGCCCGGCGCCGGCAAGTCGACGCTGGTCAACGCCGTCATCGCGCACGCGCGCTCGCAAGGCGGAACCGTCGGCGTTATCGCGGTTGATCCGTCGAGCCCCGTCTCTGGCGGCGCCATCCTCGGCGACCGCATCCGCATGACGGCGGCGCTCGACGACGACGGCGTGTTCGTGCGCTCGCTCGCGAGCCGCGGCTATCTTGGAGGCCTGTCACCGGCTGCCGTCCGCGTCATCGATGCGCTCGACGCGGCCGGGTTCGATCTCATCCTGCTCGAGACCGTCGGCACCGGTCAGAACGAGATGGACGTGGCCGAGGTCGCCGACGTGCGCGTCGTGATCTCGGCGCCGGGGCTCGGCGACGACATTCAGGCGATGAAGTCAGGGCTGCTCGAGATCGCCGACATCCTGGTCGTCAACAAAGGTGATCGTGAGGGTGCGGAGCTGACCCTGCAGCAGCTGCTCGGCGCGCTCTCGATCCGTTCGCTCCGGACGCCTGTGCCGGTGCTCAAGACCACGGCGACCACGGGCGAAGGCGTGCCGGAGCTGGTCAAGACCGTGCGCGACGTCGGCGAGCGGGCGGCTGTCGCGGGACCGATGGCGAAACGCCGGCGACGGGCGCGCTACCTCATCGCGCGCGCGGCGGCGGATATCGTGGCGCGCCGCGTCAAGGAAGACAGCAATCGCGAGATCGACGGGCTGTCCGACGAGGTTCTGTCCGGTCGTGTCAGCCCGGACGCGGCAGCGCGCAAGCTGCTTTCGCGCTGAGCATTCGAACCGCTTAACGTACATCGCTGCTTAATGCGCACATCACGCACGCCTGCTGCAGATGTGAATACAGTCTGTCTACACATCGAATTTGAATCTCTAAGCGTCACGCAGACGTTAAAGAAGGAAAATAACAGAGCCCCTCTATGCGTACTCGGGCGGTCGTGAATCGCCGCCTGAGTTTCAAGTTCAGGGGGGCACAATGTATCTCGTTCTACGCCGCGCAGCTTATGTCGGTCTTCTAGCGGCGCTTTCCACAACGTCCGCAGCGGCGGCAGATTTCACGGTGCCCGCCGGCACGACAGATCCCGGCACAAAAACCGTCGGCGGCACGGACCAGGGCACGATCGAAAGCGGCGCGACCCTCGAAACCAGCGGAACCTCGATCACGCAGAGTGGGGCGTCGACCGGCGTCATCATTGACAATTTCGGCACGCTCAGATCCGGCAATCGTGGCATCGACACCAGCGGCGGAAGCGCCACGCGCACGATCACGCTCAACAATCACGGTGAGATCTCAACGTCCGACGATACGTTCCGCGTGAACACGGATGTCACGAACGGCACGATCACGGTGAACAACTTCGGTAGCATGACGTCGGCGTCCGGCCAGATACTCGACTTCGCCTCCATGTCGTCGTCGGCTGCCATCGTCAGCATCGACAATTCCGGAACGATGCAGGCGTTCGGTCATGACGCGCTGCGTGTCGGTGGCGGCACGATCGAGATCCGCAATACGGGCAGCATTCTGGCGACAGATTCCGTCAGCCGCGCCATCAATATGAACTACGGGACGGCCATCGCCTCGTTCACGCTCTACAACGGCGAGGATGGCGTCATCCGCTCGATCGACGATGCGGTTCGGTTCAGCGATGTGCCGACAGTCGGCCAGATTACGATCGAGAACCACGGCACGATCGAAAGCATCGGCACGGGCGATGACGCGGGCCAAGCTCTGGACCTGAATACCGTTCGCGCGACGGGGATCTCGATCAAGAACTATGGCCTCATCCAGACGCAGGATGCCGACGCTATCCGTCCCGGCCAAGGCGGTGTAGTCGAGAACTGGGGCACCATCATCGGCCGAGCGGTAGACCCGAATGATTCCTCCGACGGCATCGATTTCCAGGATACGAACGCGGGCGAGGTGATCAATCACGCCGGCGGCGTCATCGAAGGCGCCCGCCATGGCATCACCGGCAAGCTGCCGACGACCGTCACCAACGAAGCCGGAGGCCTGATCAAAGGCAACAACGGTTCGGGCCTCAATTTCGATACGCTCGCAGCCGACGGTCCCATGACGGTCATCAACTACGGTGCGATCGTGGGTGTCGCCAATCCCGACGCAGACTACGGCGACGGTGACGGCGTCGACATCGATGCCATCGGCCACATCTACAATTACGGCATTATCCGCGGCGAGGGCTCGATCGGAACGAAGGAAGGCGACCTTCTCACGGCGACAAGCGAGGCGATCGCCATCGGTGGCGGCATCATCGTCAATGGTTCGACCGCGTACCGCGATGCCCTGATCAGCGGCGTCGACAACGGCATTCTCGTCGACGACAGCGAAACGGGGAATGCTTTCGAAGCCATCGCGATCGCCAACTACGGTCGTATCGAGGGCCTCGATGGCTTCGGCATTCGTATCATCAGCGCGGAAGCCAACGTGATCGAGAACTTCGGCACCATCTCGGGCAGCAACGGCGTCGCGGTCGAATTCGGCGTTGGCGACGATCTCTTCGTGCACCACGCTGGCGCGACGGTGGAAGGATATGTCGATGGCGGCGACGGCAGCGACACGCTCCGGCTCGGCACTGAGACCGGCGCTTTCGACCTTGCGGCTATCGGTGACGCCGCAACCTACCGCAACTTCGAAACTTTCGGCATCAGCGGCGTCTGGACGCTTCGTGGCACCACCGCCTTCTCGGGCGAGACGCGTATCGAGGATGCAGCCGCGCTTCTCGACGACGCAGGCCTTTCCGGGTCCGACGTGCACGTCGTGGACGGCATGCTTTTGGGCACCGGCACTCTCGGCTCGCTCACCGCGGTCGGCGCCGATATCTCACCTGGATCGGCCGATGGCACACCGGGATCTCTCGACGTTGTGGGTGACGTGTCGTTCGATGCTGCTTCCAGCCTAACGATCAACGTCCGAGGCGTTGCCAGCAGCATCAATTCGGAAGGCGCGATTGCGATCGAAGATGGCGCTTCGTTGATCGTGCAGGGCACGGGCGGGTGCGCACCGTCTGCTCCGTGCACCATCCTGTCGTCCGTCTACGGCATCACCGGCACCTTCGATGTCGACAACCGGCTGGCGTTTCTCGATGCCAACGTCGACTACATCGGGAACGATGCATTCCTCGAGCTCGCACGCAACGGCGCGAGCTTCGAGAGCGTGGGCCGGACGCGCAACCAGCGGAGCGTCGGGCGGGCGCTCGACGACAGCGGCTCGGGCTCTCCCCTCTACGACGAGGCCGTCGGGATGACGGAGGCTGGTGCTCGGCATGCCTTCAATCAGCTTTCGGGCGACACCTACGCGAGCCAAGTTGCAGTCACCGCGCAAGAGGAAGTGACCTTTGCGGGTCTCCTGCTTGGCCGCCTGCAGGATTTCTCAGGCAAGTCCGGCGCATCCAATAAGGCATCGCCTTATGCACCGCCGTACCGCCTGATGCCTGCTCCGTCTGACGGCGGGCCGGCGATGGCCTCCGGCGCATGGGCCACCGTGACCGGCCAGAGCATCGACATGGACGGCGACGGCAATGCCTTCGGTGTCACGTCGCGTAGCGGTGGCGTGGCCGCTGGCTTTGATGCCCGCTGGGAGGCAACACAGCTCGGCATCGCGGCGTCCTTCTCGTCGGGGCGCACGCGTACCGACGGGCGCTTCCACGAAATCGAAGGGGACACCGTTCGCATCGCGGCCTATGGCGCAACGCAGCTTGCCGATCTGGTGCTCAAAGGCGGCGTAAGCGCCGGCTGGACGAGCTACGATTCGGACCGGTGGGTGCAAGTCGGCGGAATCTCGGAGTCGGCGCGTGGCTCCTACGACGGGCACACGACGTCGGCGTTCGCGGAAGCCAGCTATCCGATCGCGATGCAGGCCTTCAAGCTCGAGCCGTTCGCAGGCCTCATGGTGACCAACGTCGATTCCGACAGCTTCACCGAGCGAGGCGCGCCCAGCACCGGCCTGTGGGTTGGGGGGAACGACGAAACCCTGGCCTTCTCCACGCTCGGCCTACGGTTCGCGAGTGTCGTGCATTACGATGGGGCGGCGCTCATCCCGAAGGCCAACATCGGCTGGCGCCATGCCTTCGACGGCGATCCGATCCGGACCGCGATGCAATTGCCCACAGGCTCGGAATTTTCCGTCGAGGGCCTGCCGATCGCAGAGGACAGCGTGACTCTCGGCCTCGGCCTCGAGGGAAGGTTCGCTTCCGGCATAACGCTCGGGATCGGCTACCAGGGCGACTTCGCGGACGACGCGAGCAGCCATAGCGGTCAAGCGGGCATCCGGGTGCCATTCTGAGGCCCGAGGTTCTTTCCGCTCAGGGGGCGTCGGCCGCTCGACGGCCGGCGCAGTCCTATTCCAGCACTGCGCGGAGCAGCCAGCCGATCAGGAACATCAGGCCCATGCCGACGGCGAGCATCACGCCGTAGCGGCCCGTGAGCATGGCGGCCGCCTCCCCGCCGCCCGCGCCGTCCCCCGACGGGCCGTCCGTAGCACGCAGGATGCGCGTCGGCCGCTCATCCTCGGCTACGGGAATCGTGTCTCCCTCGATCTTCAGCGCGATGACTGTGGTGTTGTCCTGCACGGGGTCTTTTTTCGCGAGCACCGCCGCGATCAGACGCTCCGCCATCTGATCCGGCTCGGACGCGCGATTGGCGTAGACGATATCGCCAATCTCGTCGCCAGAGAGGGTCGCGATGCCATCGCTCGCGACGATCAGCCAATCCGCCGACCTCAGAGAGTAAGGCTCGGAGCGCAGGTCGCGGATCTCGATCCGCTTGCCGGTCAGCGCCGAGAGCAACGCGTTGCGGTGCGGATTGCGCGCGGCCTCGTCCGCGGAGATCCGCTTGTTACGCGCCTCGGCATCGAGGAGCGCGCCCAGCGAATGATCGGCATTGAGGCGAAGCACGTCCGGCGCGCGAAAGAGCAGCAGGGCCGAGTCTCCCACGCTCGCCCAGCGCAGCCCCGTTTCATCAATCGAAGCCGCCACCAGTGTCGAACCCATGCCGCGCAGCTTGGGATCCTCTGCCGCGCGGGCCGAGATCGCCCAGTTGCCAGCGTCGAGCGCCGCGTCGAGACGCTCGCCGACTGTGCCACCGCACTCCACGAACGCCGCAACGAAAGCGTCACAGGCCACGCGCGCGGCGACCTCGCCGCCAGCATGGCCGCCCATGCCGTCGGCGACGACCGCTAAGAGACGCGCGCCCTCCCCGATTGACGCTCCAGCCGAAGGCGGCCAGATCGCGAAGGCGTCCTCCTGGTCTGATCGCGCGCCAATCGTGGCCCGGGCAGCGCCTGCCACGCGAAAGGTCATGCGTCTTCGACCTCGCTCGTCCAGTCGAAGTCTCGTCCGCAGAAGGCGACGAAGCGGAACGTCGTGTTGCCGATGCGGAAGAGATTACCCGCCTTGAGCTCCGTCGGCACGAGAACGGGCTTGCCGCCGAGCCGCACGAGGTTTGCTTTGCCGCCGTGCTGAAGATAGAACGTGCGCGTCTCCTCGTCGTAGGTGATGACGGCGTGCTCCTCGCGCGAGATACTTTCGTCGCCGAAATCGACGGGGATGCGCTGGTTCGGGGCGCGGCCCAGCGCATTCATGCCGACGTAGACGGGCCGATAGGCGCCGCGTCCCGGCCCTTTGACGACGACGATCCAGCCCGCGACGGGCTCGGCGTCGATGCCGGTGTCACGCACAAGAGAGGTTCTGGCCAGCGGCGCGGGCGACAATGCGCGGGCGATGTCGAAGCTGCCGACCAGCCTCGTTCTGCCAATGACGGCGGCGCCCACCGGAACGGCGGCCGAGGCCGCCTCGGCATGCATGACGAGGCGTGTCCTCCTCGCCTCCTCGGGATCGCCGTCATCTGGCGGGGCGCGCGGATCACTGCTCATCGTCCGATCTCCTCGATCCACCCATCCCATGACAGACGCAGCACACTCGCTCGACCGTGTCAGGTGTATTCCGGCTCGGCGCGGAAACGCAGCCGGACCTCGCCGAGTTCAACCATGTCGCCGTCCTTGAGCTCGCGCGACTTGTATTTCGTGCGATTAACCAGGACGCCATTGCTGCCGCCCAGATCCGTGATTACGACGCGACGTTTGTCGGCATCGTAGTGCAGCACGGCATGACGGCGCGAAATGGAATCGTTCTGCAGGCAGATGTCGTTGTCCCTGAGCCGGCCGACTCGCACGTTCTCTGTGCGCAGTGGATGGCTGCCGGTGTCGCCGTCGAGCGCCTCCAGCCAGCCGTAGATGGCAGGGCGGGTTTCGGCCTTCCGCGGTGGCGAGGCGACCTTTTCTACGACGACGGGCGGTGCGGCGGCCGGGCCGGCCTGCTTTTCGGCGACGGACTCCGCCTCCGATGGATCCTGTTCATCTGTCGCGTCGCGGTGGAAACGGGACATGAGTGCGTGCCCGTACCGGCGATAGCCATAGGCGCCAAGCCCGATCAGCCCAGCCAGCACGAGGAGCAGGCCGGCGCGATCCGCGATCCAGCCCAGCGCGCCGGTCGCCTCCGGCGCGGGATCAGGATCCGGGGTTTGCAGCGTCGTTGTCTCGAAACTCGGCAGCGGCGCGGCCGGAACGACAACCTCCGTTTCGGATGCAACGCTCTTGCCGTCCGCTAGCTCGGCGGTCAGCGCGAGGGGGCGAGACCCGGGCGCTCCTTTGACACCGGTCGTGAGCGTGCCGCCGTTCTCCAGAAGCTCGCCGACGAAGCGCGTCGTAACGATCTCCTTCGTCAGATCGCGCGCCGCGCCGGCCCCCTGCTTGACCTCTGCCGCGTAGCCGCCGGTTTCCTCTGCGAGGCGCGAGAGCGCCTGGAATTTCGTGCGTGCGGCGCGATCGTCGTAATAGCCGAGCACGTGGATCGCGACGTTCGCGTCCCGCGCCGCCTGCACCACCTGCTCGTGCGTGTGATCTTTATCGTCCGACGTACCATCGCCGAGGATCACCAGCGCCTTGCGGTCGCCGCTCTCCTTCGCCAGCTTTTCGATCGCCTCAATCGCCGCCTTGTAGAGGCCAATCGACGCGGTGGCCGGCTTGATGGCCACCATCTGGCGCACGAACTCGGCGTTCGAGGTGCCGGAATCGGCGATCAGAGAAAGATCGGTCCCGAACGTGTAGGCCGCAAAACGGCGTTTGCCCTGGCGCTGGTCCGTAAACGTCACGACGGCATCGCCCATCTGGGCGAGCGTGACGCGGCGCGCGTTAGGCAAGAGCTGGATCAAATAAGCCGTGGTCGTGACCTGGGTCGCGGGGTCGTAAGGGGAGAAGATCGCTTCCAGCGTGCCCTCTTCGCCCTTTATTGCGGCTTTGACGTTTTCGAAAGCGGCCAGGCCGCTGGCACGCAGATCGCACGCGACGGCCGCGGGTGCGCCCTCTGCGGCCGGCTCGGAGGCTTCACACTGCGCCACGAGCCTCGTCTCGGCGGCGGCACCGGTCGGTCCCAAGGCGGAGAGAAGCACGCTTATCGCAACGATCGCTTTGCGCTGCCTTGCGGGGCGCCGCATGCTCGCGTCTCCAGGGCGGTCCAAGTCGGTTGAAGGGACATCCTACGCGGGCGGGATAGGCCGTTCAACACAACGCGGCCCCGCGCCCACAGGAGATCCCCTGCCCGCATTCGGGCTGGCAACCCTTTCCGGCGCAACGATAATGAGGCATTCTTGGCCGCAGGGCCCCGTGTCCGCGGCGGCACACTCATGGACGCGTTCAAGCGACTTGACGCGTCCAAGTGACTTGATCCGCTTAAGTGACTGGCGATCCTGGGAGGGCGCTCGCTCAAATGTCCGGCCAGAACGAAGCCGTGCTGCCGCAAGGTACGCGGATCGACCAGTACGTGATCACCGGCCTTCTCGGACGCGGCGGTTTCGGCATCACCTATCTCGTCAAGGACGAGATGCTGAACAAGGAGTTCGCGCTCAAGGAGTTCTTTCCCGAGGATCTCGTCCGGCGCGACGGCAAGAGCGTCAAGTTCCTCTCGCGGGCCAACGCGGAAGAGGACTATCGCTGGGGTCTCAGGAAGTTCTTCGACGAAGCGCGGCTGCTGGCGCAGTTCAACCATCCCAACATCATTGCCGTGAGGCGCGTGTTCGAGGCGAACGATACCGCCTACATGGTGCTCGACCTCGTGCGCGGCGTAACGTTCGAGCGGTGGCTCAGGAGCCTCGAGAGCCCACCGACGCAGGATGAGCTCGACCTCGTCGCCGGGCCGCTGCTCTCGGCGCTCGAGCTCGTGCACGCGAACCGCACCTGGCATCTCGATATCTCGCCCGAGAACATCATGATCCGGTCGGAGGATGGGACCCCCATCCTGCTCGACTTCGGTGCCTCACGCTTCGAGATCAAGCAGCATTCGCAGCTCGTCTCGGCGCTGGTGTTCAAGAGCGGCTACTCGGCGCCCGAGCAGTACACCTCGAACGCAGACCGCTATGGCGCCTGGACCGACATCTATGCCTTCTCGGCGACGCTCTATCGGGCGGTCACGGGCGCGCGTCCCGACGAAGCGACGTCGCGGCAGCTTGCGGACGAGCTTCAGCCGACGAGCACGGCAGCCACGGGGCAGTATCGCGAGGGCTTTCTGTCGGCCATTGATGCGGGCCTCAAGCTGCGTCCTGTCGACCGGCCCCAGTCGGTGCGCACGTGGCGGCCGGGCCTGCTCGCCGGCAGCTCCGTCGTCGAGGCCGAGCCGCCGCCCGTGCCGCAGAGCACCGTCGCCACGCAGAAGAGTCGCGCCACCGTACGCGTGCCGCTCGCCTACACACGGCTGATCACGGCGCGCGTCTCCAAGCTGGGGCAGGGCCTGCGCCGCAAAGTCGCCTACGGTGCGCTCGCGGTGGGGCTTGTCGCGCTTTTGGGCGGTGGCGCGACTTTGGTTGCGGGCAACAAGAACCCGTTCGCGGAGTGCGGCGGGCTATTCTCCGGCGCCGATTGCTGGGGCGCCGTGGTCGACAGAAGCGGCAACATCTTTGCGCGCGTCGAGGAGCCAAGCCGCGCAGCGGCGGAAGCGGCGGCCATGCACCGCTGCACGGAGCGCTTCGACCAGGGCTGCAAGCTGATCGCAACGCTTGCGAAGACCGAATGCTGGGCGCTCGCAGAAACACCCGGTGATCCGACGCGCTGGCGCGCCGCGGCCGGCAAATCGGTCGATCTCGCCCGGCGCGATGCCCGCTGGGCCTGTGAGGGCGCCTACGGCCGGTGCGAGGTGGCGCTGACGTTCTGCGCCGACGGAACCAGGGCCCAATAGCGTTAAAGCACGCGATCGCTGCCGTAACCGGGCGGACATGTCGCGCATGACAGGGCGCCGATCCTCCCTTACATGGTCGCACGCAAGGCGCCCATCGCTGCCGCAGGAGTTGCTTCTTGAGCCAAGGACCGAGCACCGATCGCCGCCGCCTCGTGCTGGCGCACGGCTGGGCGGTCGATGCGTCTGTCTGGCAGCCGCTGATCGAGCGGCTCGGCTTCGATGGCGACGTCATCCATTGCGGCCCGCGCTTTCTCGATCTCGGGCCGCCGACGCATGCCGCACCGCCCGATGACGCGATCTGCATCGGCTTCTCGTTCGGTGCGCTTTGGCTGCTGCTCAATGCGCCGGCGCGCATCAAGGCGCTGGTCTCGATCTCGGGCTTTACGCGCCTCGATGCGGCGGCGAACGTAGACGCCATGCGTGCGTTGCGCGCGGGACTCGAAAAAAATGCGCCGGCGCAGGTGAAGGCATTCCGCCGGCTTGCGGGCATTCGCGAGCCCGTGCCGAGCGAAGCCTTGAACGTGCCTTTGCTTCTCGAAGGGCTCGACGCGATGCTCGAAGGCGATGCGCGGGGCGTGCTCTCTGGCCTCGACTGCCCCGTGCTGGCCTTGGCGAGCCGAGACGATCCGGTCATTCCGCCGGACGTCACGCGTAGCTCGTGGCCCACCTCAGCCACGCGATGGAGCGAGGGCGGCGGCCATGCCCTACCCCTCACGCAGACAGATTGGTGCGCTTCAGAAATTCAACGGTTCGTTCGTGAGCATCTCTCGTAAATCGGTCATCCGCAGGCGCTTCACGCGCAGCGTGCCGTGCTACGTGCGCAACGCGGCGCTGCATCGGGCCGCGGCTGCACGGCTCGCCGGGCTCGTGCCGACGTCCGACGTGAGAACGATCCTGGAGCTTGGGTGCGGGCCTGGCATTCTGACGCGCGCGCTGACCGAGCGCTTTCCGCAGGCTGCTCTGCTCGCTACCGATGTCGTGCCCGAGGCGATCGCTGCCTGCGAGACCGAGATAGGGGCACGAGAGACCGTTCGCTTCTCCGTCGTGGATGCGGACGCTCTCGATCTCAATGCGCGCTATGATCTCATTGCGTCGAGCATGGTGCTGCACTGGCTCGATGACGCACCCGCGAGCCTCGCGCGCCAACACGCCTTCCTCGTGCCGGGCGGGCGCGTGGCCTTCTCCACCATCGGGCCCGAAAACTTCTCCGAATGGCAGAGCGCGCTGCGCGAGGTCGGCGTTGCATCCGGATTGACGATGCTGGAGAGCATTCCCGGCATCGCCTTCGAGGAGCGCATCGCGATCGATTACGGGAGTGCCGAGGGCTTCCTCAGGATGCTCAAGGAGACGGGCGCGGATCAGCCCCGCAGCGGATATGCGCCGCTTACGCCGCGCGAGCTGAAGGAAGTCTGCCGGGTCTACAACGCGCGTTTCGGCGGGCGGGCCACCTGGCACGTTGTCTACGGGCTGCTCGAGGCGGAGTGAGCTACTCGCGGAAGCGGTTGGTGATGGGGTAGCGGCGGTCGCGGCCGAAGTTGCGGCTCGAGATCTTCACGCCCGGCGCAGCCTGGCGGCGCTTGTACTCAGCCAGATAGAGCAGACGCTCGACCTTGCGCACGACATCCGGATCGTGGCCGCGTTGGATCACATCCGCCACCGGCATCTCGCGCTCGACAAGGCAGGCAAGAATATCGTCGAGCACCTCGTAGGGCGGCAGGCTGTCCTGGTCGGTCTGGTTCTCGCGCAGCTCCGCCGTCGGCGGGCGTGTGATGATGCTCTCGGGGATCACCTCTCCTGCTGGACCGAGGCCGCCTTTCGGCACGTTGGCGTTGCGCCAGCGCGCGAGGCGATAGATCTCGAGCTTGTAGAGATCCTTGACGGGGTTGAAGCCGCCGTTCATGTCGCCGTACAGCGTGGCGTAGCCGACGCTCATCTCGCTCTTGTTGCCGGTTGTCAGCACCATGGCGCCGAACTTGTTCGAGATAGCCATCACGACGACGCCGCGCGTGCGGCTCTGGATGTTTTCTTCGGTGATGTCCGGCTGCGTGCCGGCAAACAGGTTCGATAGCGCGTCCGCGAAGCCCGC includes:
- a CDS encoding protein phosphatase 2C domain-containing protein encodes the protein MTFRVAGAARATIGARSDQEDAFAIWPPSAGASIGEGARLLAVVADGMGGHAGGEVAARVACDAFVAAFVECGGTVGERLDAALDAGNWAISARAAEDPKLRGMGSTLVAASIDETGLRWASVGDSALLLFRAPDVLRLNADHSLGALLDAEARNKRISADEAARNPHRNALLSALTGKRIEIRDLRSEPYSLRSADWLIVASDGIATLSGDEIGDIVYANRASEPDQMAERLIAAVLAKKDPVQDNTTVIALKIEGDTIPVAEDERPTRILRATDGPSGDGAGGGEAAAMLTGRYGVMLAVGMGLMFLIGWLLRAVLE
- the meaB gene encoding methylmalonyl Co-A mutase-associated GTPase MeaB encodes the protein MTARGVASETACAYQPGMDDATQTAPQMPRSTLKLEAIPDLVKRLRAGERRAIAAAVTELEKLSVSAPPLLEALQPYLGNALVVGFTGPPGAGKSTLVNAVIAHARSQGGTVGVIAVDPSSPVSGGAILGDRIRMTAALDDDGVFVRSLASRGYLGGLSPAAVRVIDALDAAGFDLILLETVGTGQNEMDVAEVADVRVVISAPGLGDDIQAMKSGLLEIADILVVNKGDREGAELTLQQLLGALSIRSLRTPVPVLKTTATTGEGVPELVKTVRDVGERAAVAGPMAKRRRRARYLIARAAADIVARRVKEDSNREIDGLSDEVLSGRVSPDAAARKLLSR
- a CDS encoding FHA domain-containing protein, which codes for MSSDPRAPPDDGDPEEARRTRLVMHAEAASAAVPVGAAVIGRTRLVGSFDIARALSPAPLARTSLVRDTGIDAEPVAGWIVVVKGPGRGAYRPVYVGMNALGRAPNQRIPVDFGDESISREEHAVITYDEETRTFYLQHGGKANLVRLGGKPVLVPTELKAGNLFRIGNTTFRFVAFCGRDFDWTSEVEDA
- a CDS encoding zinc metalloprotease HtpX — protein: MPAFLYSHVLSASLTGTSRQNRAQAGLLLLGFVVLVAAPAMLLWSGTGLIVALLLAAVVVALSLYVPAEVVMRLYQATPIPQDDTQLSSLIDVLAYRADLPRRPDLYVVPSTTLNAFSVGSRERPAIAVTEGLLRRLSLPETAGVLAHEIGHIRNNDLPVLRLADVVTRVLQPLSYAALGLAAFNIATFVTGWDPISWWAVLLLYLVPALSNLLQLSLSREREFEADRTAEALTGDREALVSALRRLETYTGHFWETGHFWEDLMLPVPARRVPQPSLLRSHPEADERVRQLAVEASGPAGDHAPVRHAPLVIAEQPMFSLVGYGPGDMRPRYRWPGLWF
- a CDS encoding autotransporter outer membrane beta-barrel domain-containing protein — its product is MYLVLRRAAYVGLLAALSTTSAAAADFTVPAGTTDPGTKTVGGTDQGTIESGATLETSGTSITQSGASTGVIIDNFGTLRSGNRGIDTSGGSATRTITLNNHGEISTSDDTFRVNTDVTNGTITVNNFGSMTSASGQILDFASMSSSAAIVSIDNSGTMQAFGHDALRVGGGTIEIRNTGSILATDSVSRAINMNYGTAIASFTLYNGEDGVIRSIDDAVRFSDVPTVGQITIENHGTIESIGTGDDAGQALDLNTVRATGISIKNYGLIQTQDADAIRPGQGGVVENWGTIIGRAVDPNDSSDGIDFQDTNAGEVINHAGGVIEGARHGITGKLPTTVTNEAGGLIKGNNGSGLNFDTLAADGPMTVINYGAIVGVANPDADYGDGDGVDIDAIGHIYNYGIIRGEGSIGTKEGDLLTATSEAIAIGGGIIVNGSTAYRDALISGVDNGILVDDSETGNAFEAIAIANYGRIEGLDGFGIRIISAEANVIENFGTISGSNGVAVEFGVGDDLFVHHAGATVEGYVDGGDGSDTLRLGTETGAFDLAAIGDAATYRNFETFGISGVWTLRGTTAFSGETRIEDAAALLDDAGLSGSDVHVVDGMLLGTGTLGSLTAVGADISPGSADGTPGSLDVVGDVSFDAASSLTINVRGVASSINSEGAIAIEDGASLIVQGTGGCAPSAPCTILSSVYGITGTFDVDNRLAFLDANVDYIGNDAFLELARNGASFESVGRTRNQRSVGRALDDSGSGSPLYDEAVGMTEAGARHAFNQLSGDTYASQVAVTAQEEVTFAGLLLGRLQDFSGKSGASNKASPYAPPYRLMPAPSDGGPAMASGAWATVTGQSIDMDGDGNAFGVTSRSGGVAAGFDARWEATQLGIAASFSSGRTRTDGRFHEIEGDTVRIAAYGATQLADLVLKGGVSAGWTSYDSDRWVQVGGISESARGSYDGHTTSAFAEASYPIAMQAFKLEPFAGLMVTNVDSDSFTERGAPSTGLWVGGNDETLAFSTLGLRFASVVHYDGAALIPKANIGWRHAFDGDPIRTAMQLPTGSEFSVEGLPIAEDSVTLGLGLEGRFASGITLGIGYQGDFADDASSHSGQAGIRVPF